Proteins encoded in a region of the Flavobacteriaceae bacterium HL-DH10 genome:
- a CDS encoding glycogen/starch synthase — MKDKRILYVSSEVVPYLPETEISSMSFEAPRLVNQQGGQIRIFMPRYGNINERRHQLHEVIRLSGINLVINDLDMPLIIKVASIPKERIQVYFIDNDEYFKRKATLTDEDGKLFSDNDERAIFFAKGVIETVKKLNWSPDIIHVHGWLAALLPVYLKEYYKDEPLFNESKIVTSIYNQSFNNTLNKDMINKVKFDNINEEAINVLEEPSFNNLMKVAIDYSDALIIGSENITDELNDYLKASNKPILEYKSKDEFGEAYTNFFNTEVLS; from the coding sequence ATGAAAGATAAGAGGATATTGTATGTATCATCTGAAGTAGTGCCTTATTTACCTGAAACCGAAATTTCTTCAATGTCTTTTGAAGCACCTAGATTAGTAAATCAACAAGGTGGACAAATTCGAATTTTCATGCCTCGATATGGCAATATTAATGAAAGAAGACACCAATTACATGAAGTTATAAGATTATCTGGAATAAATTTAGTGATTAATGACTTAGATATGCCACTTATAATAAAGGTAGCTTCTATTCCTAAAGAGCGTATTCAGGTTTACTTTATTGATAATGATGAATATTTTAAAAGAAAAGCTACGTTAACAGATGAAGACGGAAAACTATTTTCTGATAATGATGAACGTGCTATCTTCTTTGCAAAAGGTGTTATTGAAACCGTAAAAAAATTAAATTGGTCGCCAGATATTATTCATGTACATGGCTGGTTAGCTGCTTTACTTCCTGTTTATTTAAAAGAATATTATAAAGACGAACCTTTATTTAACGAAAGTAAAATTGTTACTTCTATCTACAACCAAAGTTTTAACAATACTTTAAATAAAGATATGATCAATAAAGTTAAATTTGACAATATTAATGAAGAGGCTATTAATGTGCTTGAAGAACCGTCATTTAACAACTTAATGAAAGTAGCTATTGATTACTCTGATGCATTAATAATAGGATCTGAAAATATTACAGATGAATTGAATGATTATTTAAAAGCATCGAACAAACCTATTTTAGAGTACAAAAGCAAAGATGAATTTGGAGAAGCGTATACTAACTTTTTTAATACAGAAGTTTTAAGCTAA
- a CDS encoding carboxypeptidase-like regulatory domain-containing protein translates to MKTIFQFLLLFFCAISFSQTTITGAVVDDNNQPIPGANIIVVGTSSGTVTDFDGNFILNYNQIVPFKVQASSVGFESMTIEVTENNQILNFILNEGTSLDEIVISASRTPESIRESPVTIERFDIKDIQYASSPDFYSSLENLKGVDVNKGSLTFNAVNTRGFATFSNTRFVQLVDGMDNSLPGLNFALGNILGLSELDISSVEILPGASSALYGANAFNGILFMTSKDPFTHQGVSAYVKTGLTVQDEAGDNQFHDFGFRAAHAFSDKFAAKASFSYLRGTDWFASDNNQYTLGAVGTADIISSFRSDPAHDGLNIYGDEVALAANETGQPQNLNEVAQFLEANGILPTGASGLVPAVNVARTGYKESDLTDYKAESIKAYFTLNYRPFGNNTEIIWSSKIGKGSSIYQGSNRYAIKDFALQQHKLEFRGDNFFLRGYTTIENAGNSYDMRFTGINMNKVGASEWFGAYAAAYAQGAGQIAGSGGNINDLAIQTQIHNGARTFADNLYTPQPGTPEFIALFNKVTNDPDITTGSKLVDESKMDIAEGNYNFRDLLNNVIDLQIGGQYRQYSLNSSGSVFTDYDGSIDYNEYGAYLQGIKKLMDDRLKITASIRYDKNEFFDGSYSPRLSLVYAAGENKQHNFRASLQTGFRNPDTQALFIGFDVGRAILVGSAPDNLDRKLPNTTLTGRDAYFNAYTLSSVQGFAASGGTTSLVPVNGNGITSLAKQEKVTAFDVGYRGKIEFITVDLNAYFNTYDNFSAQKFIVTPKSGSVNDASGVIDVATGNFQVFNVYTNSSADISSYGGVIGLSTKIAREFNLGFNYTYSELDFDQSTDPDFSAGFNTPKHKVKVSLGNPELFKNFGFNVNARWSDKYFWQATIANAIISARTVVDAQINYSVPSMKSTFKIGGTNLGGKEYQSAVGSPFIGSQYFVSWIINN, encoded by the coding sequence ATGAAAACAATTTTTCAATTTTTATTGTTGTTTTTTTGTGCTATATCATTCTCACAAACAACAATTACTGGTGCTGTTGTTGATGATAACAACCAACCTATTCCTGGAGCAAATATTATTGTTGTCGGAACTTCGTCAGGAACAGTTACTGATTTTGACGGTAACTTTATCCTAAATTATAATCAAATTGTACCATTCAAAGTCCAGGCAAGTAGTGTTGGCTTCGAATCAATGACAATTGAAGTCACAGAAAACAATCAAATATTAAATTTTATACTTAATGAAGGAACATCATTAGATGAAATTGTGATTTCAGCATCAAGAACACCTGAAAGTATAAGAGAGTCTCCTGTTACCATTGAAAGGTTTGATATTAAAGATATACAATATGCATCCTCACCAGACTTTTACTCTAGTTTAGAAAATTTAAAAGGAGTAGATGTTAATAAAGGAAGTTTAACTTTTAATGCTGTTAATACTCGTGGATTTGCTACTTTTTCAAATACACGATTTGTTCAACTCGTTGATGGAATGGATAATTCTCTTCCAGGATTAAATTTTGCTTTAGGTAACATATTAGGATTAAGTGAACTGGATATAAGTAGTGTAGAAATATTACCAGGAGCATCTTCGGCCCTTTACGGAGCAAATGCCTTTAATGGTATTCTATTTATGACTAGCAAAGATCCTTTTACACACCAAGGAGTGAGTGCTTATGTAAAAACAGGATTGACTGTACAAGATGAAGCTGGCGATAATCAATTTCATGATTTTGGATTTCGTGCTGCTCATGCATTTAGTGATAAATTTGCAGCAAAAGCGTCATTTTCTTATTTAAGAGGTACAGATTGGTTTGCATCAGACAATAACCAATATACGTTAGGAGCGGTAGGAACAGCAGATATTATATCATCTTTTAGATCTGACCCTGCCCATGACGGATTAAATATATATGGAGATGAAGTAGCTTTAGCAGCAAACGAAACAGGTCAACCACAAAATCTTAATGAAGTTGCTCAGTTTTTAGAAGCCAATGGAATTTTACCAACAGGTGCAAGTGGATTAGTACCTGCCGTAAATGTTGCAAGAACAGGATATAAAGAATCTGATTTAACCGACTATAAAGCTGAAAGTATTAAGGCATACTTTACACTTAACTACAGACCTTTTGGAAATAATACTGAAATTATTTGGAGTTCTAAAATTGGGAAAGGTTCATCTATATATCAAGGATCAAATAGATATGCCATAAAAGATTTTGCATTACAACAACACAAGTTAGAATTTAGAGGCGATAATTTTTTCCTTAGAGGCTATACAACTATAGAAAATGCTGGTAATTCATATGACATGCGATTTACAGGAATTAACATGAATAAAGTAGGAGCTTCGGAATGGTTTGGAGCGTATGCCGCTGCTTATGCCCAAGGAGCTGGACAAATAGCGGGAAGCGGAGGCAACATTAACGACCTTGCAATCCAAACTCAAATACATAATGGAGCGAGGACATTTGCAGATAACTTATACACCCCACAACCAGGCACTCCTGAATTTATAGCTCTTTTTAATAAGGTTACAAATGACCCAGATATAACAACTGGATCTAAATTAGTGGACGAATCTAAAATGGACATTGCAGAAGGAAATTATAACTTTAGAGATTTGTTGAATAATGTTATAGACCTACAAATAGGTGGTCAATACAGACAGTATTCATTAAATTCTAGTGGAAGTGTGTTTACAGATTATGATGGCTCTATTGATTATAATGAATATGGCGCTTACCTACAAGGTATCAAAAAATTAATGGACGATAGATTAAAAATTACAGCGTCCATTCGTTATGATAAAAACGAGTTTTTTGATGGCAGCTACTCACCAAGGCTTTCTTTAGTTTATGCTGCTGGGGAAAACAAACAACATAATTTTAGAGCCTCCTTACAAACGGGATTTAGAAATCCAGATACTCAAGCACTCTTTATTGGTTTTGATGTGGGTAGAGCTATATTAGTAGGTTCAGCTCCAGATAATTTAGATAGAAAATTACCTAATACAACTTTAACAGGTAGAGATGCGTATTTCAATGCTTACACATTATCTTCAGTACAAGGATTTGCAGCTAGTGGAGGCACCACATCTTTAGTTCCCGTTAATGGTAATGGTATTACTTCCCTAGCTAAACAAGAAAAAGTTACAGCCTTTGATGTAGGGTATCGTGGGAAAATAGAGTTTATAACCGTAGACCTTAATGCCTATTTTAATACTTATGACAACTTTAGTGCTCAAAAATTTATTGTTACACCAAAGTCGGGTTCTGTAAATGATGCATCAGGGGTTATTGATGTTGCAACGGGAAATTTTCAAGTTTTTAATGTATACACCAATTCATCGGCAGATATTAGTTCATATGGTGGTGTTATTGGTTTATCCACCAAAATTGCACGAGAATTTAATCTAGGATTCAATTACACGTATTCAGAATTAGATTTTGATCAATCAACAGACCCGGATTTTAGTGCAGGATTTAATACCCCAAAGCATAAAGTAAAAGTATCATTAGGAAACCCTGAATTATTTAAAAATTTCGGATTTAATGTTAATGCACGCTGGAGTGATAAATATTTTTGGCAAGCAACCATAGCTAATGCTATTATATCTGCTAGAACGGTAGTTGATGCACAAATAAACTATTCAGTGCCTTCCATGAAATCTACATTCAAAATTGGAGGAACTAATTTAGGTGGAAAAGAATATCAAAGTGCTGTTGGTTCTCCTTTTATTGGTTCACAATATTTTGTTTCATGGATCATTAATAATTAA
- a CDS encoding F0F1 ATP synthase subunit epsilon, which translates to MYLEIVSPEATLFSGEVTSVSAPGVNGEFEMLKNHAPIVSLLKEGFVKISGNIELEKEVEDKFTKGDKGKTLLKINSGTLEMKDNKVIVLAD; encoded by the coding sequence ATGTATTTAGAAATTGTATCACCTGAAGCAACCTTATTTAGCGGAGAAGTAACTAGTGTTTCTGCTCCTGGAGTAAATGGTGAATTTGAAATGCTTAAAAATCACGCCCCTATTGTTTCTTTATTAAAAGAAGGGTTTGTTAAAATTTCGGGAAACATCGAATTAGAAAAAGAAGTTGAAGATAAATTTACTAAAGGAGACAAAGGCAAAACTTTACTAAAAATAAATTCTGGAACTTTAGAAATGAAAGATAATAAAGTGATTGTTTTAGCCGACTAA
- the glmS gene encoding glutamine--fructose-6-phosphate transaminase (isomerizing), whose amino-acid sequence MCGIVGYIGHREAYPIVIEGLRRLEYRGYDSAGIALFDGTDLKICKTKGKVADLEERSDKEITKTGNVGIGHTRWATHGVPNDVNSHPHLSNSGDLVIIHNGIIENYDSLKQELISRGYTFQSDTDTEVLINLIEDVKKQENVKLGHAVQIALNQVIGAYAIAVFDKNKPEEVVVARLGSPLAIGIGENEDEFFIASDASPFLEYTKNAVYLEDEEMAVIRFHKGIKVRKIKDDSLVPTYVQELQLNLEQIEKGGYEHFMLKEIHEQPKAITDTYRGRLLRNEAIIKMAGVEDNMKKFLNANRIIIVACGTSWHAGLVAEYIFEDLARIPVEVEYASEFRYRNPIITENDVLIAISQSGETADTLAAIKLAKSKGAFVFGVCNVVGSSIARETHAGAYTHAGPEIGVASTKAFTTQITVLTLMALRLARAKGTISSSDFRQHLLELEMIPKKVEKALESDSIIKQIADIYKNSTNCLYLGRGYNFPVALEGALKLKEISYIHAEGYPAAEMKHGPIALIDENMPIVVIATKKGHYEKVVSNIQEIKSRKGKIIGIVTEGDVQVKELADHVIEVPETLESLSPLLTTIPLQLLSYHIAVLLNKNVDQPRNLAKSVTVE is encoded by the coding sequence ATGTGTGGAATTGTAGGATACATTGGTCATAGAGAAGCTTACCCAATTGTAATAGAAGGCCTTAGACGTTTAGAATATAGAGGCTATGATAGTGCTGGTATTGCATTATTTGATGGTACAGATTTAAAAATTTGTAAAACAAAAGGAAAAGTAGCCGATTTAGAAGAACGTTCAGATAAGGAAATAACAAAAACAGGAAATGTTGGTATTGGACATACACGCTGGGCAACTCATGGTGTTCCTAATGATGTTAACTCGCATCCTCACCTTTCAAACTCAGGAGATCTTGTAATTATTCATAATGGTATTATTGAAAATTACGATTCACTTAAACAAGAATTAATATCCAGAGGATACACTTTTCAATCAGATACTGACACCGAAGTTCTTATAAATTTAATTGAAGACGTAAAAAAGCAAGAAAATGTAAAACTTGGACATGCTGTACAAATTGCATTAAACCAAGTAATAGGAGCTTATGCCATTGCTGTATTTGATAAAAACAAACCAGAAGAAGTTGTTGTTGCTCGTTTAGGAAGTCCATTAGCTATAGGAATTGGTGAAAACGAAGATGAATTTTTCATTGCAAGTGATGCCTCTCCTTTTTTAGAATATACTAAAAACGCTGTTTATCTTGAAGATGAAGAAATGGCGGTTATTAGATTTCATAAAGGCATAAAAGTTAGAAAAATTAAAGATGATTCTTTAGTTCCTACCTATGTTCAGGAATTACAATTAAATCTAGAGCAAATAGAAAAAGGTGGTTATGAACATTTCATGCTTAAAGAAATTCATGAACAACCTAAAGCTATAACAGATACATATAGAGGAAGATTATTAAGAAATGAAGCTATTATAAAAATGGCTGGTGTTGAAGATAATATGAAAAAGTTCCTCAATGCAAATCGTATTATTATTGTAGCTTGTGGTACCTCATGGCATGCTGGGTTAGTTGCTGAATACATTTTTGAAGATTTAGCAAGAATCCCAGTAGAAGTAGAATATGCTTCTGAATTTAGATACCGGAATCCTATTATTACAGAAAACGATGTACTCATAGCCATTTCTCAATCTGGTGAAACAGCTGATACACTTGCCGCTATTAAATTAGCAAAATCTAAGGGGGCTTTTGTTTTTGGTGTTTGTAATGTGGTGGGATCTTCTATTGCTAGAGAAACACATGCTGGCGCATATACACATGCAGGACCAGAAATTGGGGTTGCTTCAACAAAAGCATTTACAACACAAATTACAGTATTAACATTAATGGCTCTTAGGTTAGCTAGAGCCAAAGGCACTATTAGTAGTTCAGATTTCCGTCAGCATTTACTAGAATTAGAAATGATTCCTAAAAAAGTAGAAAAAGCTCTAGAATCCGATTCTATAATAAAACAAATTGCCGATATATATAAAAATTCAACCAACTGTTTATATCTTGGTAGAGGATACAATTTCCCTGTTGCTCTTGAAGGTGCTTTAAAATTAAAAGAAATTTCTTATATACATGCTGAAGGCTACCCTGCAGCAGAAATGAAACATGGGCCAATTGCTTTAATTGATGAAAACATGCCTATTGTTGTAATTGCAACAAAAAAAGGTCATTATGAAAAAGTAGTTAGTAATATTCAAGAAATTAAATCTAGAAAAGGTAAGATTATTGGAATAGTAACAGAAGGTGACGTTCAAGTAAAAGAATTAGCAGATCATGTTATTGAAGTTCCTGAAACATTAGAGTCTTTGTCTCCTCTTTTAACCACTATCCCTTTACAATTATTATCATATCATATTGCTGTTTTATTAAATAAAAATGTAGATCAACCAAGAAATTTGGCAAAATCGGTAACGGTAGAATAA
- the atpD gene encoding F0F1 ATP synthase subunit beta gives MSKVTGKVAQIVGPVIDVAFDAGSELPKIYDSLEIKRPDGSLLVLEVQSHIGEDTVRTIAMDSSDGLSRGTEVVATGAPIQMPIGGDVYGRLFNVIGDAIDGLGNLPKAGDAGLPIHRQAPKFEDLSTSTEVLFTGIKVIDLIEPYAKGGKIGLFGGAGVGKTVLIQELINNIAKGHGGLSVFAGVGERTREGNDLLREMLESGIIKYGDDFMHSMEEGGWDLSKVDKAGMKESKATFVFGQMNEPPGARARVALSGLTIAEYFRDGAGEGQGKDVLFFVDNIFRFTQAGSEVSALLGRMPSAVGYQPTLATEMGAMQERITSTKRGSITSVQAVYVPADDLTDPAPATTFAHLDATTVLSRKIAELGIYPAVDPLDSTSRILTADILGQEHYACAQRVKELLQRYKELQDIIAILGMEELSEEDKLAVGRARRVQRFLSQPFHVAEQFTGIPGVLVDIKETIKGFNMIMDGELDRLPEAAFNLKGTIEEAIEAGDKMLAEA, from the coding sequence ATGTCTAAAGTTACAGGTAAAGTTGCACAAATAGTAGGTCCGGTTATCGATGTTGCATTCGATGCAGGTTCAGAGCTTCCAAAAATTTACGATTCATTAGAAATTAAAAGACCTGATGGTTCTTTATTAGTACTAGAAGTACAATCTCACATTGGTGAAGATACCGTACGTACTATTGCAATGGATTCTTCGGATGGTTTAAGTAGAGGAACAGAAGTTGTTGCAACTGGAGCGCCTATACAAATGCCGATTGGTGGTGATGTTTACGGACGTTTATTTAATGTAATTGGAGATGCTATTGATGGTCTTGGAAATTTACCTAAAGCTGGAGATGCTGGGTTACCAATTCACCGTCAAGCACCAAAATTTGAAGATTTATCAACCTCTACTGAAGTTTTATTTACTGGTATTAAAGTAATCGATTTAATTGAGCCTTATGCAAAAGGGGGTAAAATTGGTTTATTTGGTGGTGCTGGTGTAGGTAAAACAGTACTAATTCAAGAGTTGATTAACAATATAGCAAAAGGTCACGGTGGACTTTCAGTATTTGCTGGAGTTGGAGAAAGAACTCGTGAAGGAAATGACCTTTTAAGAGAGATGTTAGAGTCTGGTATTATTAAATATGGTGATGACTTTATGCATTCTATGGAAGAAGGCGGATGGGATTTATCTAAAGTTGATAAAGCTGGAATGAAAGAATCTAAAGCGACTTTCGTATTTGGACAAATGAATGAGCCTCCTGGAGCACGTGCACGTGTTGCCTTATCTGGTTTAACTATTGCTGAATATTTCCGTGATGGTGCTGGTGAAGGACAAGGAAAAGATGTACTTTTCTTCGTAGATAACATTTTCCGTTTTACACAAGCTGGTTCTGAAGTATCTGCATTACTTGGTCGTATGCCTTCTGCGGTAGGTTACCAACCAACATTAGCAACAGAGATGGGTGCGATGCAAGAACGTATTACTTCAACTAAAAGGGGTTCTATTACATCTGTACAAGCGGTATACGTACCTGCGGATGATTTAACGGATCCTGCTCCTGCTACAACTTTTGCTCACTTAGATGCAACTACGGTATTATCTCGTAAAATTGCTGAGTTAGGTATATATCCTGCAGTAGATCCATTAGATTCTACATCAAGAATTTTAACTGCTGATATTTTAGGACAAGAACATTATGCTTGTGCTCAACGCGTAAAAGAGTTATTACAACGTTATAAAGAATTACAAGATATTATTGCTATCCTTGGTATGGAAGAATTATCTGAAGAAGATAAATTAGCTGTAGGTAGAGCAAGACGTGTTCAACGTTTCTTATCTCAACCTTTCCACGTAGCAGAGCAATTCACAGGGATTCCTGGTGTATTAGTTGATATTAAAGAAACTATTAAAGGATTTAACATGATTATGGATGGTGAATTAGATCGCTTACCAGAAGCAGCGTTTAACCTTAAAGGAACTATTGAAGAAGCTATTGAAGCTGGAGATAAAATGCTTGCTGAAGCTTAA
- a CDS encoding DUF4270 domain-containing protein codes for MKKIIKALKFPVTFLLILVSFIACDKDFSVIESDVLGKENANFLTDSVYLPISAYNKKLDSVQINGLASNLLGVFNDPAYGQTTANIVTQITPTTFNPDFGINTKIDSVVLTIPLFSRTITDSTYTISDSLYGNSPIKLSVYKNDYFLRDFDPNSTLGTSQKYYSKSDGTVLNGTSVINFEDHKSDLILEDLDFIPSNKRIRLDVSDTDGTITTSYSTPALRTKLDTLFWRNTIINKQDDPVLSNPSNFNNYFRGLYFKAEAIDGKGNMILLNLASTGANIIIYYSKDSSVAGERTQSTYTFNFTGNKLNTFINDYNLVSLQNGNKDLGDTKLYLKGGAGSMGVIDLFNGNVEYTDENNTTSIITALDAFKKSYRKTDATGEFIKDSNTGNYILKRLINEVFLTIYEDEEINIGTYSNEFHKYDRIYAYDIENNQSTIDYQIDPIDSKLISLSQRDTILGKYKIRLTEHLNNILLRDSTNTKIGLVLSNNVNYTNNAEILNSNDAVTGIPAAAIISPRGTILYGSNENVPDNKRLKLKIFYTEPKGN; via the coding sequence ATGAAAAAGATAATTAAAGCCCTTAAATTTCCTGTTACTTTTCTTTTAATCCTTGTTTCTTTTATTGCTTGCGATAAAGATTTTAGTGTTATAGAAAGCGATGTTCTAGGTAAAGAAAATGCCAATTTTTTAACAGATAGTGTATATCTACCTATATCGGCATATAACAAAAAACTCGATTCAGTACAAATTAATGGATTAGCGTCTAATTTATTAGGGGTTTTTAATGATCCTGCTTATGGACAAACCACAGCGAATATTGTTACGCAAATAACACCAACAACATTTAATCCTGATTTTGGTATAAATACTAAAATTGATTCGGTAGTTTTAACCATCCCTCTTTTTAGCAGAACTATAACTGATTCCACTTATACTATAAGTGACTCCTTATATGGTAACTCACCAATTAAATTATCTGTCTATAAAAACGATTATTTCTTAAGAGACTTTGATCCAAACTCGACTCTTGGAACGTCTCAAAAATATTATTCAAAATCTGATGGAACTGTTTTAAATGGAACTTCTGTTATTAATTTTGAAGATCATAAAAGTGATTTAATATTAGAAGATTTAGATTTTATTCCTAGTAACAAAAGAATAAGATTAGATGTTTCTGACACAGATGGAACTATTACTACTTCATATTCTACTCCAGCTTTAAGAACAAAATTAGATACTCTTTTTTGGAGAAATACAATTATAAATAAGCAAGATGACCCTGTACTAAGTAATCCAAGTAACTTTAATAATTACTTTAGAGGTTTGTACTTCAAAGCAGAAGCTATTGATGGGAAGGGTAATATGATTTTATTAAACCTAGCGTCTACTGGTGCTAACATTATTATTTATTACTCTAAAGACTCTTCAGTAGCAGGAGAAAGAACACAATCAACATACACATTTAATTTTACAGGAAATAAACTCAACACCTTTATTAATGATTACAATCTGGTCTCTTTACAAAACGGGAATAAAGATTTAGGCGACACAAAACTTTATTTAAAAGGAGGCGCAGGATCAATGGGAGTTATAGATTTATTTAATGGAAATGTAGAATATACAGATGAAAATAATACAACTTCTATTATTACAGCTCTAGATGCTTTTAAAAAATCCTATAGAAAAACAGATGCTACAGGAGAATTTATTAAAGATAGCAATACTGGAAATTACATTCTAAAAAGGTTGATAAATGAAGTGTTTTTAACCATTTATGAAGATGAAGAAATCAATATTGGCACATATAGCAATGAATTTCATAAATATGACCGTATTTACGCATACGATATTGAAAACAATCAATCCACTATTGATTATCAAATAGATCCAATTGATTCTAAATTAATTAGTTTAAGCCAAAGAGATACTATTCTAGGGAAATACAAAATACGTCTTACAGAACATTTAAATAATATTTTACTAAGGGACTCTACAAACACAAAAATAGGATTGGTATTATCTAATAATGTCAATTATACAAATAATGCTGAAATTTTAAACAGCAATGATGCTGTAACTGGTATTCCTGCAGCAGCTATAATTTCTCCAAGAGGTACTATTTTGTATGGTAGTAATGAAAATGTTCCAGATAATAAAAGATTAAAATTAAAAATATTTTATACTGAACCTAAAGGAAACTAA
- the umuD gene encoding translesion error-prone DNA polymerase V autoproteolytic subunit yields the protein MIAHKSGSLTFFTPEAVDGASAHFFDAGVSAGFPSPAEDFKEQRLSLDEELVKNKEATFYAKVSGQSMIGAGLDDNDLLVIDRSLEPTNNKIAVCFLDGEFTVKRLRVSNGEVWLQPENPDYPIIHITEENNFLIWGIVTNVIKKV from the coding sequence ATGATAGCACATAAATCAGGAAGTTTAACATTTTTTACACCAGAAGCCGTTGATGGAGCTTCAGCTCATTTTTTCGATGCAGGCGTTTCAGCAGGCTTTCCATCACCAGCCGAAGATTTTAAAGAACAACGTTTATCTTTAGATGAAGAACTGGTAAAAAACAAAGAAGCTACATTTTATGCTAAAGTAAGCGGACAGTCTATGATTGGTGCTGGATTAGATGATAACGATTTATTAGTAATAGATAGAAGTTTAGAACCCACAAACAATAAAATAGCCGTTTGTTTCTTAGATGGCGAGTTTACGGTAAAACGCTTAAGAGTGTCTAATGGCGAAGTTTGGTTGCAGCCAGAAAACCCAGATTATCCCATCATACACATTACAGAAGAAAACAACTTTTTAATTTGGGGTATTGTTACCAATGTGATTAAAAAAGTATAA
- the panC gene encoding pantoate--beta-alanine ligase, with product MEVYSEKQQITAALDALKAKKLTVGLVPTMGALHEGHLELVKKAFENNDRVVVSIFVNPTQFDNKEDLKKYPRTLDSDLELLKTVSKDAILIYAPSVADVYGDNTVSESFDFDGLEFEMEGRFRDGHFNGVGTIVKRLFEIIKPDNAYFGEKDFQQLQIIKKMVEKHHIPVTIVGCDIHREASGLAMSSRNTRLNPEYKDAAPFIYKTLTTAKNKFGTKSANKVQEWVENQFANHDLLKLEYFIIADTETLKPVKRKSNNKTYRAFIAAYADDIRLIDNIALN from the coding sequence GTGGAAGTATACTCAGAAAAACAACAAATTACGGCTGCTCTCGATGCCTTAAAAGCTAAAAAGTTAACCGTAGGATTAGTTCCTACTATGGGAGCACTGCATGAAGGACATTTAGAATTAGTTAAAAAGGCATTCGAAAATAACGATAGAGTTGTTGTTAGTATTTTTGTGAATCCTACACAATTTGACAATAAAGAAGATCTTAAAAAGTATCCAAGAACATTAGATAGCGATTTAGAACTACTAAAAACAGTAAGTAAAGATGCTATTTTGATTTATGCGCCTTCAGTAGCTGATGTTTATGGAGATAACACGGTCTCAGAATCGTTTGATTTTGATGGTCTAGAGTTTGAAATGGAAGGAAGATTTCGTGATGGACATTTTAATGGTGTTGGAACGATTGTGAAACGCCTTTTTGAAATTATAAAACCAGATAATGCTTATTTTGGTGAAAAAGATTTTCAACAACTTCAAATTATCAAGAAAATGGTTGAAAAACACCATATTCCTGTAACTATAGTTGGTTGTGATATACATAGAGAGGCATCTGGTTTAGCAATGAGTTCAAGAAACACTAGATTGAATCCAGAATATAAAGATGCAGCACCATTTATTTATAAAACCTTAACAACTGCCAAAAATAAATTTGGCACAAAAAGTGCTAATAAAGTACAGGAATGGGTTGAAAATCAGTTTGCAAATCACGATTTATTAAAGTTAGAATACTTCATTATTGCAGATACAGAAACCCTAAAACCAGTTAAACGAAAATCTAACAATAAAACGTATAGAGCATTTATAGCTGCCTATGCAGATGATATTAGACTTATAGATAATATCGCTTTAAATTAA